The Streptomyces griseiscabiei genome includes a window with the following:
- a CDS encoding ParA family protein produces the protein MAGELPRLKRKSAKSKPEVAPEEALYTDTDRGGDTLDPDLSSLWWYDSDFRPKGRNWPLIWAYIIEGGGSTKTTSATSMAVIAALDGYPGVVFDLDSNMSSTTVLGYDETALKGKKTAIDLLHGRATLDEVALPARYRIGDGDDPAEDFAPIENLRVVPGSPAMADADRALAEDADRNDWFSEILHSYAGDEAVFYLDFPASYGKMPHSVLRMLDEDDSVIPSIKADPKAVKLVKRLTDELERVRDKNRGCPSVPGRPTLKHLILTGTSPLTWKDQVAARQGTAAAEAMYSSVLLPYIRYSADAEKIYEDAVPLPILLPDSVAAVDYREVTRRMWTDPYLNECGCDYCPDSLE, from the coding sequence ATGGCAGGCGAGCTCCCGCGGCTCAAGCGTAAAAGCGCCAAGTCCAAGCCCGAAGTGGCTCCCGAAGAGGCCCTGTACACCGACACGGACCGCGGCGGGGACACCCTGGACCCGGATCTGTCGTCTCTGTGGTGGTACGACTCCGACTTCCGCCCCAAGGGCCGGAACTGGCCCCTCATCTGGGCGTACATCATCGAAGGCGGCGGGTCCACCAAGACCACCAGCGCCACGTCCATGGCCGTCATCGCCGCCCTGGACGGCTACCCAGGCGTTGTCTTCGACCTCGACAGCAACATGTCGTCGACCACCGTCCTCGGCTACGACGAGACCGCCCTCAAGGGCAAGAAGACCGCGATCGACCTGCTCCACGGCAGGGCCACCCTGGACGAGGTCGCGCTGCCCGCCCGCTACCGCATCGGCGACGGCGACGACCCCGCAGAGGACTTCGCGCCCATCGAGAACCTGCGCGTCGTGCCCGGCAGCCCCGCCATGGCCGACGCGGACCGCGCCCTCGCAGAGGACGCGGACCGCAACGACTGGTTCTCCGAGATCCTGCACTCCTACGCGGGCGACGAAGCAGTCTTCTACCTGGACTTCCCGGCGAGCTACGGCAAGATGCCCCACTCCGTGCTGCGCATGCTGGACGAGGACGACTCCGTCATTCCGTCGATCAAGGCCGACCCCAAGGCCGTCAAGCTGGTCAAGCGGCTCACGGACGAACTGGAGCGAGTCCGCGACAAGAATCGCGGCTGCCCGTCCGTCCCCGGCCGGCCGACACTCAAGCACTTGATCCTCACCGGCACGTCGCCGCTGACCTGGAAGGACCAGGTGGCAGCCCGCCAGGGAACGGCCGCGGCAGAGGCGATGTACAGCTCCGTGCTGCTGCCCTACATCCGATACTCGGCAGACGCCGAGAAGATCTACGAGGACGCAGTTCCCCTCCCGATCCTCCTGCCCGACTCGGTGGCCGCCGTGGACTACCGGGAGGTGACGAGGCGCATGTGGACGGACCCGTATCTCAATGAGTGTGGGTGCGACTACTGCCCGGATTCCCTGGAGTGA
- a CDS encoding transposase has protein sequence MRCRIDFTYALGLDLDDPGFHQSVLSAFRHRLAEGDRADRLLGLALTRIRRAGLLKGRVTQRTDSTHVLSAAREPTCLELVTEAVRAVLEEAARDAPEVLDELATAEWAQRYGRPVRLCSQPSHPVARLEQVGNDARELLQRLDDRFPRVAWRRQPLPISHRSLHGVPFCVGRPQRAVVRRLREPSYLAAIPGMVNSPAIPAPRKWPFA, from the coding sequence GTGCGCTGCCGAATCGACTTCACCTACGCACTCGGACTGGACCTGGACGATCCCGGCTTCCACCAGAGCGTCCTGTCCGCCTTCCGCCACCGACTCGCCGAAGGCGACCGCGCCGACCGGCTACTGGGCCTCGCACTCACCCGGATCCGACGGGCCGGCCTGCTCAAGGGGCGCGTCACGCAGCGCACCGACTCCACCCACGTCCTGTCCGCCGCACGGGAGCCGACCTGCCTGGAGCTGGTGACTGAGGCGGTCCGCGCCGTGCTGGAAGAGGCGGCCCGCGACGCGCCAGAGGTGCTGGATGAGCTGGCCACCGCCGAATGGGCCCAACGCTACGGCCGGCCGGTTCGCCTGTGCTCCCAGCCCAGCCACCCCGTCGCCCGCCTGGAGCAGGTGGGCAACGACGCCCGCGAACTGCTGCAACGCCTTGACGACCGGTTCCCTCGGGTGGCATGGCGCCGACAGCCCTTGCCGATCTCCCACAGGAGCTTGCACGGCGTCCCCTTCTGCGTGGGACGACCACAGCGCGCTGTCGTTCGGCGTCTTCGGGAACCGTCGTACCTGGCAGCCATACCGGGCATGGTGAACAGCCCGGCCATACCAGCGCCACGCAAGTGGCCCTTTGCGTAA